In Collimonas arenae, a single genomic region encodes these proteins:
- a CDS encoding ABC transporter substrate-binding protein, with protein MKKIITTVSLALLAISGSVNAADWSGKEIKLGIDPTYPPLEFKTADGKLTGFGVEITEALCAELRARCTWVEISFDGMIPGLLAKKFDAIASSMTINQKRMEQIAFTNKISNAPARLVVKRGSDLLPTAESLKGKRVGVAQGSSQEAYALAVLRPAGVDVIAYKGQDQVYEDLIVGRLDASLQASIAASDGFLNKPQGKDFMFAGPALEDPKFFGLGDGIGLRKKDVALREDLNQALATILANGTYARINKKYFDFDVYGAK; from the coding sequence ATGAAAAAAATCATCACGACAGTTTCGCTCGCTTTATTGGCCATTTCCGGTTCCGTCAACGCCGCAGACTGGTCTGGCAAGGAGATCAAGCTTGGTATCGATCCGACCTATCCGCCGCTGGAATTCAAGACCGCAGATGGCAAGCTCACCGGTTTTGGCGTCGAGATTACCGAAGCGCTTTGCGCCGAGCTCCGCGCTCGATGCACCTGGGTTGAAATCAGTTTTGACGGCATGATTCCGGGCCTGCTGGCAAAGAAATTCGACGCCATCGCCTCATCCATGACGATCAATCAAAAACGCATGGAACAGATTGCGTTCACCAACAAGATTTCCAATGCGCCGGCACGACTGGTCGTCAAGCGCGGGAGCGATTTGTTGCCGACTGCAGAATCCCTGAAAGGCAAGCGTGTCGGCGTGGCGCAGGGTTCTAGCCAGGAAGCCTATGCCCTCGCTGTCTTGCGGCCGGCCGGTGTCGATGTGATTGCCTACAAAGGCCAGGACCAGGTGTACGAGGATCTGATTGTTGGACGTCTGGATGCTTCGTTGCAGGCATCGATTGCAGCCAGCGATGGCTTTCTCAATAAGCCGCAGGGTAAGGATTTCATGTTCGCTGGTCCGGCTCTGGAGGATCCAAAGTTTTTCGGCCTCGGGGATGGCATCGGCTTGCGCAAGAAAGACGTGGCCTTGCGAGAGGATTTGAACCAGGCTCTCGCTACGATCCTCGCCAACGGTACTTACGCCCGGATCAACAAGAAGTACTTTGACTTCGATGTCTACGGCGCAAAGTAA
- a CDS encoding porin has translation MKKFLPMFAAIATFADVAHAQTALTIYGRMDIGAIKQSHDAVILDRGANNVLGFQGTEDLGGGLSALFQLEMRFEPGTGALENNGQRPLFQGQSRVGLNGAFGTIRLGRGLTAVQDPNADYDPFFTNTVGSLINFQTANYDSDPFNPSNSANRFSNALFYNTPVMGGFQLNATVASREPIGIATTDLPVNPVSVSGTYNNGPVSAMLGYERNALSTKFWQAAGSYKIGSANLMASYSQQNQSATVTLNPKTRGWSVGADVVAGPGNVKAGYAQVRQDGHASDKKASIGYWYNLSKRTYLYTDAARTKTGDSGDSINAVDFGIQHSF, from the coding sequence GTGAAGAAATTCTTACCCATGTTTGCTGCAATCGCCACCTTTGCAGACGTGGCGCACGCACAAACTGCATTAACCATTTACGGCCGGATGGATATTGGCGCAATCAAGCAAAGCCATGACGCAGTGATCCTTGACCGCGGCGCAAACAACGTTCTTGGCTTTCAGGGAACGGAAGATCTGGGAGGCGGTCTTTCTGCCTTGTTTCAATTGGAAATGCGCTTTGAGCCTGGTACCGGCGCGTTAGAGAACAATGGCCAGCGTCCTCTATTTCAGGGACAGTCCCGTGTCGGCCTGAACGGTGCGTTTGGCACCATCCGATTGGGGCGAGGTTTGACTGCAGTGCAAGATCCCAATGCGGACTATGATCCGTTTTTCACCAACACAGTGGGTTCGCTGATCAATTTTCAGACGGCGAACTACGACTCGGATCCGTTTAATCCGTCGAACTCAGCAAATCGCTTCTCCAACGCCTTGTTCTACAACACGCCAGTGATGGGTGGATTTCAACTGAACGCGACTGTCGCAAGCAGAGAGCCGATTGGCATCGCTACCACCGATTTGCCGGTCAACCCTGTATCGGTGTCCGGCACCTATAACAACGGCCCTGTTTCCGCAATGCTCGGTTATGAGCGCAACGCGCTCAGCACCAAGTTCTGGCAAGCGGCCGGCTCCTACAAGATTGGCTCGGCCAACTTGATGGCTTCGTACTCGCAGCAAAACCAGAGCGCAACCGTGACACTGAATCCGAAGACCAGGGGCTGGAGCGTCGGTGCCGACGTCGTTGCCGGTCCCGGCAATGTGAAAGCCGGTTACGCGCAGGTCAGGCAAGACGGCCATGCATCCGACAAAAAAGCCTCGATTGGCTACTGGTACAACCTCTCCAAACGGACCTACCTGTACACCGACGCCGCCCGCACAAAGACCGGAGATTCCGGCGATTCCATCAATGCGGTCGATTTCGGCATCCAGCATTCATTTTAA
- a CDS encoding ABC transporter permease, with translation MFLMGFGPLILEGALETIKLALLSMLLAVLIGLIGATAKLSRHRPLRHLATAYTTLIRSVPDLVIMLLLFYSLQILLNQLTESLHTDQIDINPFFAGVITLGFIYGAYFTETFRGAFQTVPRGQIEAAMAYGMTPWKVFCRVLFPQMMRFALPGIGNNWRVLIKATALVSIIGLADIITATQDAGKSSMRLFFFSIVGGLIYLAITTVSSGVLLWLERRYSAGVRKADL, from the coding sequence ATGTTTTTAATGGGCTTTGGTCCGCTCATTCTTGAAGGTGCGCTGGAAACCATCAAACTGGCATTGCTTTCGATGCTGCTGGCGGTGCTGATCGGCTTGATCGGTGCTACCGCCAAGCTGTCCCGTCACCGCCCGCTGCGTCATCTGGCAACTGCCTACACGACCTTGATCCGTAGCGTTCCGGATCTGGTGATCATGCTGCTACTGTTCTACAGCTTGCAGATCTTGCTGAACCAGCTCACCGAATCGCTACACACGGATCAGATCGATATCAATCCATTTTTCGCAGGGGTAATCACGCTAGGGTTCATTTATGGTGCTTATTTCACCGAGACGTTTCGCGGCGCATTCCAGACGGTGCCGCGTGGCCAGATCGAGGCGGCCATGGCTTACGGCATGACGCCATGGAAAGTATTCTGCCGTGTGCTGTTTCCACAGATGATGCGCTTCGCCTTGCCCGGTATAGGCAATAACTGGCGGGTATTGATCAAGGCGACCGCCCTGGTCTCGATCATCGGCCTGGCTGACATTATCACTGCGACGCAGGATGCCGGCAAAAGCTCGATGCGGCTGTTTTTCTTCAGCATCGTAGGCGGCTTGATCTACCTCGCTATCACCACGGTATCGAGCGGTGTTTTGTTATGGCTAGAGCGGCGTTATTCCGCAGGCGTCAGGAAAGCGGACCTATGA
- a CDS encoding ABC transporter permease, whose amino-acid sequence MIDILQEYWKAYLWSDGYRLTGVAMTLWLLVASVSIGFVLSVPLAVARVSRHRWIRGPVWFYTYVFRGTPLYIQLLILYTGIYSLDVVRNQPLLGAFFREGINCTLLAFALNSCAYTTEILAGAIRGMHYGEIEAARAYGMSTFTLYRRIILPSALRRALPYYSNEIILMLHSTSLAFTATVPDILKVARDVNAATYASFDAFGIAAVLYAVIVFTLVWLFRRCEMRWLAFLKPQGH is encoded by the coding sequence ATGATCGACATTTTGCAAGAATACTGGAAAGCCTATCTGTGGAGCGATGGCTATCGTCTGACCGGCGTCGCCATGACCTTGTGGCTGCTGGTTGCTTCCGTCAGTATCGGCTTTGTGCTTTCAGTACCGTTGGCGGTAGCGCGGGTATCCCGTCATCGCTGGATTCGCGGGCCGGTATGGTTCTATACCTATGTGTTCCGCGGCACGCCGCTCTATATCCAGCTGCTGATTTTATATACAGGGATATACAGTCTGGATGTAGTGCGCAACCAGCCGTTGCTGGGCGCCTTCTTCCGTGAAGGAATCAACTGCACGCTGCTGGCCTTCGCCCTCAATTCCTGCGCCTATACCACCGAGATTCTCGCCGGGGCGATCAGAGGAATGCACTATGGAGAGATTGAGGCGGCGCGCGCCTACGGCATGTCTACATTCACGCTGTACCGCCGCATCATCCTGCCGTCGGCGCTGCGTCGCGCCTTGCCTTACTACAGCAACGAAATCATTCTGATGCTGCATTCCACCTCGCTGGCGTTTACCGCGACGGTGCCCGACATCCTCAAAGTCGCCCGTGACGTGAACGCGGCAACCTACGCTTCGTTTGACGCGTTCGGTATTGCCGCCGTGCTGTATGCCGTGATCGTATTCACCCTGGTATGGCTGTTCCGCCGCTGTGAAATGCGCTGGCTAGCCTTTTTGAAGCCTCAGGGGCATTGA
- a CDS encoding ABC transporter ATP-binding protein, producing MYQLTVDDLHKKYGQHEVLKGVSLKAKAGDVISIIGSSGSGKSTFLRCINFLEQPCAGRIVVNNEEIRTELDKKGALRAADPRQLQKMRAKLAMVFQHFNLWGHMTVLENIIEAPMHVLGVGRDEAKIRARKYLAKVGLAQTLENSYPSHLSGGQQQRVAIARALAMEPDVMLFDEPTSALDPELVGEVLKVMQALAEEGRTMVVVTHEMAFARDVSNHVVFLHQGRIEEEGHPSEVFKQPKSERLQQFLTSSRK from the coding sequence ATGTATCAATTAACCGTGGATGACCTGCACAAGAAATATGGTCAGCATGAAGTGCTCAAAGGGGTCTCGTTAAAAGCCAAGGCGGGGGATGTAATCAGCATTATTGGCTCCAGCGGATCCGGTAAGAGTACATTCCTGCGCTGTATCAACTTCCTTGAACAGCCCTGTGCAGGACGCATTGTCGTCAATAATGAGGAAATTCGCACCGAGCTGGATAAGAAGGGCGCGCTGCGCGCTGCAGATCCACGGCAATTGCAGAAAATGCGCGCCAAACTGGCCATGGTCTTCCAACATTTCAATTTATGGGGACACATGACGGTGCTGGAGAACATCATCGAGGCGCCGATGCACGTGTTAGGCGTAGGCCGCGACGAGGCCAAGATTCGGGCCCGCAAATACCTGGCAAAGGTCGGCCTGGCCCAAACCCTGGAAAACAGTTATCCGTCGCATCTTTCGGGTGGCCAGCAGCAGCGCGTGGCGATCGCCCGAGCGTTGGCGATGGAACCGGACGTGATGCTGTTCGACGAACCGACCTCGGCGCTCGATCCGGAATTGGTCGGTGAAGTGTTGAAGGTGATGCAGGCCCTGGCCGAAGAAGGGCGCACCATGGTAGTGGTGACGCACGAAATGGCCTTCGCACGCGATGTATCGAACCACGTGGTGTTCTTGCATCAAGGGCGCATCGAAGAAGAAGGGCATCCTAGCGAGGTATTTAAGCAGCCTAAAAGCGAGCGACTACAGCAGTTCCTGACCAGCAGTCGGAAATAG
- a CDS encoding efflux RND transporter periplasmic adaptor subunit, translating to MTENSRELLDKLRIDRTPSETPRKTALWVGLGVAVLLVAAAYAAWTHIKTPVAQFHTAVATKIGANASVLDATGYVTARRMATVSSKITGKVKEVMIEEGQHIKAGEVMATLDPIDADAQRALADSQLSVAKSEIGSLRAQLKLAEANVVRYQELVARKFVAPAQLDQYISQRDSLLSQLDTAQRNIQVATDQVRVATDGVDNTVIRAPFSGVIIAKAAQPGEIVSPLSAGGGFTRTGIGTLVDMDSLEIEVDVNEAYIGRVLSKMPVDAILNAYPDWKIPAEVIAIIPSADRSKATVKVRIALLVKDPRIVPEMGVKVSFRDAAQSTGADINEGVRVPATAIGERDGKPVAFVVGPEQKIERRALKVGRSMGEDRQVLAGLNAGETVVVSPSPNLADGVQIHIAPAEGSAP from the coding sequence ATGACGGAAAATAGCCGGGAATTGCTCGACAAGCTTCGCATCGACCGTACGCCGTCGGAGACGCCTCGGAAAACCGCGCTGTGGGTCGGCCTTGGCGTAGCCGTTTTGCTCGTCGCGGCTGCCTATGCGGCATGGACGCATATCAAGACTCCAGTCGCGCAGTTTCATACTGCGGTTGCGACCAAAATCGGCGCCAACGCATCTGTGCTGGATGCTACCGGCTACGTCACCGCGCGGCGCATGGCGACGGTCTCTTCGAAAATCACCGGCAAGGTGAAAGAGGTCATGATCGAAGAAGGCCAGCACATCAAGGCCGGAGAAGTGATGGCAACGCTCGATCCGATCGACGCCGATGCCCAGCGCGCGCTGGCCGATTCCCAATTATCGGTTGCAAAGAGCGAGATAGGCAGCCTGCGCGCACAACTCAAGCTGGCCGAAGCAAATGTCGTTCGCTATCAGGAGCTGGTCGCGCGCAAATTCGTCGCGCCGGCGCAATTGGACCAGTATATTTCGCAACGCGATTCGCTGCTATCGCAGCTCGATACCGCACAACGAAACATACAGGTCGCCACCGATCAGGTGCGCGTTGCCACTGACGGGGTCGACAATACCGTGATACGCGCGCCGTTTTCGGGGGTGATCATCGCCAAGGCGGCCCAACCTGGCGAAATCGTCTCTCCACTCTCTGCGGGCGGGGGTTTCACCCGCACCGGCATTGGCACCCTGGTCGACATGGATTCGCTTGAAATCGAGGTCGACGTGAACGAGGCCTATATTGGCCGCGTATTGTCGAAAATGCCAGTGGATGCGATCCTCAACGCCTATCCTGACTGGAAGATTCCAGCCGAGGTGATTGCGATCATTCCCTCCGCTGACCGTAGCAAGGCAACCGTCAAGGTACGCATCGCCTTGCTGGTGAAGGATCCGCGTATCGTTCCGGAAATGGGCGTCAAAGTGAGCTTTCGAGACGCGGCGCAATCGACCGGAGCGGATATCAACGAAGGGGTTCGCGTACCGGCGACCGCAATCGGTGAGCGCGATGGCAAGCCGGTTGCGTTTGTAGTCGGCCCTGAACAAAAAATTGAACGCCGCGCGCTCAAGGTAGGGCGTTCAATGGGTGAGGACCGCCAGGTGCTGGCCGGCTTGAATGCCGGTGAAACGGTGGTAGTATCGCCATCTCCCAACCTGGCCGACGGCGTACAGATACATATTGCGCCGGCCGAAGGAAGCGCGCCCTGA
- a CDS encoding ABC transporter ATP-binding protein — MNMETLVSIRDVVKTYQRGAEKIEVLHGINLDIPKGDFVCLMGPSGSGKTTLLNLIGGLDSPSGGQIEVGGNRIDQMGSNKLTHWRSNHIGFIFQSYNLLPMLTAQKNVELPLLLTKLPAAQRRRNTEIALQLVNLADRGKHKPSELSGGQQQRVAIARAIVSDPQLLVCDEPTGDLDRKSADEILSLLTLLNREHGKSIIMVTHDPKAAEYASRIVHLDKGTLVTDPVA; from the coding sequence ATGAATATGGAAACTCTCGTTTCAATTCGCGACGTGGTCAAAACCTATCAGCGCGGCGCTGAAAAAATAGAAGTATTACATGGCATTAACCTGGATATTCCCAAGGGTGATTTTGTCTGCCTGATGGGGCCATCCGGCTCGGGCAAGACAACGCTGCTCAATCTGATTGGCGGACTCGATTCGCCTAGCGGCGGCCAGATCGAAGTCGGCGGCAATCGTATCGACCAGATGGGATCGAACAAGCTCACGCACTGGCGCTCAAATCACATCGGATTTATTTTCCAGTCATACAACTTGCTGCCGATGCTGACTGCGCAAAAGAACGTCGAGCTGCCGCTGCTGCTCACCAAGTTGCCTGCGGCGCAACGCCGTCGCAATACCGAAATCGCTCTGCAACTGGTCAACCTGGCCGATCGCGGCAAACACAAACCGAGCGAATTGTCGGGCGGGCAGCAGCAACGCGTGGCAATAGCGCGCGCCATCGTTTCCGACCCGCAGTTGCTGGTGTGCGACGAGCCGACCGGCGATCTGGACCGCAAGTCAGCTGATGAAATCCTGTCGCTATTGACACTCCTCAATCGCGAACACGGAAAGAGCATCATCATGGTCACGCATGACCCTAAGGCGGCAGAGTATGCCAGTCGCATCGTCCATCTGGACAAGGGCACGCTGGTCACCGATCCTGTCGCGTGA
- a CDS encoding ABC transporter permease, with protein sequence MPVASSIWTRARWSPILSRETPAIMKYFSLIWASLFRKKARTILTLLSIIVAFLLFGLLQAVSQAFNGGADNADADRMITNSKYSIIDMLPIAFQQQIEAVPGVKAVAFASWFGGSYQDKPARFAVFPVVPDEYLKIAPELQMSPETRAAWNANRTGAVVGETLAKQMNWKVGDKVPLLADIWPKTDGSLTWTFDIVGTFHNTKDLANGDSALLFRYDYFDEARQYGKGTIGWFLVKIDDRSHSDAVGKAIDAKFNNSGHETKTQTEQAFAQGFAKQFGDIALIVSAILGAVFFTILVLTGNTMSQALRERIPELGILKTLGFSNQAVWWLVMLESLLLSVLGAAIGLLLAVFAIDAMKESLSGFGITRVSWRVVAEGFLFAFLLGLLVGLAPALKAMRLKIVDALRA encoded by the coding sequence ATGCCAGTCGCATCGTCCATCTGGACAAGGGCACGCTGGTCACCGATCCTGTCGCGTGAAACGCCGGCTATCATGAAATATTTCTCGCTTATTTGGGCCAGCCTGTTTCGCAAGAAAGCCCGCACGATCCTTACCTTGCTATCGATCATCGTCGCGTTCCTGTTGTTCGGATTGTTGCAGGCGGTGAGCCAAGCATTCAATGGCGGTGCGGACAACGCCGATGCCGACCGCATGATCACCAATTCGAAATATTCGATCATCGATATGCTGCCGATCGCCTTTCAGCAGCAAATCGAAGCGGTGCCGGGGGTCAAGGCGGTGGCGTTTGCAAGCTGGTTCGGCGGCAGTTATCAAGACAAACCGGCGCGTTTCGCGGTGTTCCCGGTTGTACCGGACGAATATCTGAAAATTGCGCCGGAACTTCAAATGAGCCCGGAGACGCGCGCCGCATGGAACGCAAATCGCACTGGCGCAGTGGTCGGTGAAACACTGGCCAAACAAATGAACTGGAAGGTCGGCGACAAAGTACCGCTTCTGGCCGATATCTGGCCGAAGACAGACGGTTCGCTGACGTGGACCTTCGATATTGTCGGCACTTTTCACAACACCAAAGATCTGGCCAATGGCGATTCGGCGCTGCTGTTCCGCTACGACTATTTCGACGAAGCGCGCCAATATGGCAAAGGAACGATAGGCTGGTTTCTGGTGAAAATAGATGATCGTTCGCACTCGGATGCCGTCGGCAAGGCGATCGACGCCAAATTCAACAATTCCGGACATGAGACAAAAACCCAGACCGAACAAGCGTTTGCACAAGGCTTCGCCAAGCAGTTCGGCGATATTGCGCTCATCGTCAGCGCCATCCTCGGCGCTGTCTTTTTCACGATCCTGGTATTGACCGGGAACACCATGTCCCAGGCGCTGCGCGAACGCATTCCTGAGCTGGGTATCTTGAAAACATTGGGATTTTCCAATCAGGCGGTATGGTGGCTGGTCATGCTGGAGTCATTGCTTTTGTCCGTCCTCGGCGCGGCGATCGGCCTGCTGCTGGCGGTGTTCGCCATCGATGCGATGAAAGAATCGTTATCCGGCTTCGGAATCACCCGGGTAAGCTGGCGGGTTGTCGCCGAAGGTTTCTTATTCGCATTCTTGCTTGGACTTCTGGTCGGACTCGCGCCTGCGCTCAAGGCGATGCGTCTCAAGATTGTCGACGCCTTAAGGGCATAA
- a CDS encoding ABC transporter permease encodes MLAWLSQIVQVSWMNLKNVPQRLGPSLVIVVGIAGVVGVLTAILSMGAGFRATLGKAGYEDRAIVMRSGATSELSSGLSREQADVIGGAPGVRRGPDGKPIVAAELLVIADLPKASTGTLANAAVRGVQPGAFLLRPEVKIVQGRLFTFGTREVIVGKQAAAQFKGLKLGSRLAFRDADWTVVGIFEAGGSVNESELWADAAVVQSAYRRDGYQSVSVALENNAALTPFKDALTADPRLQVKVSTMKQYFASQSEAMSKLISILGYTVGLIMAIGAVFGALNTMYAAISTRSREIATLRAIGFGAMPVMISVLLEAIFLAFIGGAIGAALAYLIFNGYTAATLGANFSQVAFDFRVTPALMGQGMLLALAIGLIGGFMPAWRATRLPVATALRAE; translated from the coding sequence ATGCTCGCCTGGCTAAGTCAAATTGTGCAAGTTTCCTGGATGAACCTGAAAAATGTTCCCCAGCGGCTCGGCCCCTCGCTGGTGATTGTGGTCGGTATCGCCGGCGTAGTCGGCGTGCTGACGGCGATTTTATCCATGGGAGCGGGCTTTCGCGCCACGCTAGGCAAAGCCGGTTATGAAGACCGTGCGATAGTGATGCGTAGCGGAGCCACTTCTGAACTTTCCAGCGGTTTAAGTCGCGAGCAGGCAGACGTGATCGGTGGCGCTCCGGGCGTACGGCGCGGCCCCGACGGCAAACCGATTGTCGCGGCAGAACTCCTGGTCATCGCAGACTTACCGAAGGCAAGTACCGGTACGCTGGCAAACGCCGCGGTGCGCGGCGTACAACCGGGCGCCTTTCTTTTACGGCCCGAAGTGAAGATAGTACAAGGCCGCTTGTTTACTTTCGGCACGCGTGAAGTCATAGTCGGCAAACAGGCAGCGGCGCAATTCAAGGGATTGAAACTTGGATCGCGGCTTGCATTTCGCGATGCCGACTGGACTGTGGTCGGCATCTTCGAAGCCGGTGGCAGCGTGAATGAATCCGAGTTATGGGCGGACGCAGCAGTTGTACAGAGCGCATATCGCCGCGACGGCTACCAGTCGGTCAGTGTTGCCCTGGAAAACAATGCGGCGCTGACGCCGTTCAAAGACGCTCTCACTGCCGACCCGCGGCTGCAGGTCAAGGTCTCAACGATGAAACAATACTTTGCGTCGCAGTCCGAGGCGATGAGCAAGCTAATCAGTATCCTCGGCTATACAGTGGGATTGATCATGGCGATCGGCGCAGTATTTGGCGCATTGAACACGATGTACGCCGCGATCTCGACGCGCAGCCGCGAGATTGCCACTCTGCGGGCGATCGGTTTTGGCGCGATGCCTGTCATGATCTCGGTCTTGCTGGAGGCCATTTTTTTGGCTTTTATCGGCGGCGCCATCGGTGCGGCCTTGGCTTACCTGATATTCAATGGCTATACCGCAGCGACGCTTGGAGCAAACTTCAGCCAGGTCGCGTTCGACTTCCGCGTTACGCCTGCATTGATGGGGCAGGGCATGCTGCTGGCTCTGGCGATCGGTCTCATTGGCGGCTTCATGCCGGCATGGCGCGCCACCCGATTACCGGTCGCAACGGCTTTACGTGCGGAATAG
- a CDS encoding SDR family oxidoreductase, giving the protein MSKHAIKGKTVLIAGGAKNLGGLIARDLAAQGARAIAIHYNSAASKAEADATVAAIQAAGAEAVAFQADLTTAGAVEKLFADTISAIGKPDIAINTVGKVLKKPFVEISEAEYDEMTAVNSKSAFFFIKEAGKHLNDNGKVCTLVTSLLGAYTPFYAAYAGTKAPVEHFTRSASKEFGARGISVTAIGPGPMDTPFFYPAEGADAVAYHKTAAALSQFSKTGLTDIEDIVPFIRFLVSDGWWITGQTILINGGYTTK; this is encoded by the coding sequence ATGAGTAAACACGCGATCAAAGGCAAGACAGTTCTTATCGCAGGCGGTGCGAAAAACCTGGGCGGATTGATTGCCCGGGATCTTGCCGCACAAGGTGCCCGAGCGATTGCCATTCATTACAACAGCGCTGCCAGCAAGGCAGAAGCGGATGCAACTGTCGCTGCTATCCAGGCCGCCGGGGCTGAAGCGGTTGCGTTTCAGGCTGACCTGACTACCGCTGGCGCGGTCGAGAAGCTATTCGCCGATACCATCAGCGCCATTGGCAAACCAGATATCGCTATCAATACCGTCGGCAAAGTGCTGAAGAAACCTTTCGTGGAAATCAGCGAGGCGGAGTACGACGAGATGACTGCGGTGAATTCAAAATCTGCCTTCTTTTTCATCAAGGAAGCCGGCAAGCATCTCAACGACAACGGCAAGGTCTGCACATTGGTGACCTCGCTTCTCGGCGCCTACACACCGTTCTATGCCGCTTATGCCGGCACCAAGGCGCCGGTAGAGCACTTTACCCGTTCCGCTTCCAAAGAATTCGGTGCGCGCGGGATCTCTGTGACGGCGATAGGCCCAGGTCCGATGGACACACCGTTTTTCTATCCGGCCGAAGGCGCTGATGCGGTGGCCTACCATAAGACAGCAGCCGCACTGTCTCAATTCTCAAAGACTGGCCTGACCGATATAGAAGACATCGTGCCCTTCATTCGCTTCCTCGTTTCCGATGGCTGGTGGATTACCGGACAGACTATTCTCATCAACGGCGGCTACACCACCAAGTAA
- a CDS encoding LysR family transcriptional regulator, which translates to MDRIDLFRIFVRVVDCTSFTRAANTLGLPRSSVSAAIQELEARIGARLLHRTTRQVSTTQDGAAFYERCLRVIADVEETENLFRQTSIKPSGNLKIDVPGRIGRLIIAPALPEFLALYPDIDIDIGMTDRAVNLVEDGLDCVLRVGPLHDSSLVTRSIGSLPLINVASPSYLAMHGTPLSPGDLGGHLAVNYASPSSGRVHPWEWLEEGEVRTLLISSRVTVNSAEAYIACCLAGLGMIQIPAYDVKAHLVAGELVEVMRDYRAAPMPMTLLYPHRRHLSRKFQVFADWLTGVLKVCLLVPDLSTENIVSR; encoded by the coding sequence TTGGACCGTATTGATCTATTTCGTATCTTCGTGCGCGTGGTCGATTGCACAAGCTTCACCCGCGCTGCAAATACGCTCGGCTTGCCACGCTCATCTGTCTCTGCGGCGATCCAGGAGTTGGAAGCACGGATTGGCGCGCGCCTTCTGCACCGTACGACACGGCAGGTTTCAACGACCCAAGACGGTGCGGCCTTCTACGAGCGATGCCTGCGGGTAATCGCCGACGTCGAGGAAACCGAGAACCTGTTCCGACAGACCTCAATCAAGCCCAGCGGCAATCTCAAGATCGACGTGCCGGGCCGTATCGGGCGGCTCATCATCGCTCCAGCGCTACCGGAATTCCTTGCTCTCTATCCCGACATCGATATCGACATCGGAATGACGGACAGGGCGGTGAATTTGGTGGAGGACGGATTGGACTGCGTGCTGCGTGTGGGGCCTTTACACGATTCCAGCCTCGTGACCCGTTCGATCGGCAGCCTGCCTCTCATTAATGTCGCCAGTCCCTCCTATCTGGCAATGCATGGCACGCCATTGTCTCCAGGGGATCTTGGCGGACATTTGGCAGTCAACTATGCGTCGCCATCAAGCGGCCGTGTACATCCCTGGGAATGGCTTGAAGAAGGGGAGGTACGCACGCTATTGATATCCTCCCGCGTTACCGTTAATAGCGCTGAGGCGTACATCGCTTGCTGCCTGGCAGGGCTCGGGATGATCCAGATTCCCGCTTATGATGTAAAAGCACATCTGGTCGCAGGCGAACTCGTCGAAGTGATGCGAGATTATCGCGCGGCGCCGATGCCGATGACCTTGCTCTATCCGCATCGCCGGCATTTGTCACGCAAGTTTCAGGTATTCGCGGACTGGCTGACCGGTGTGCTAAAGGTCTGCTTGCTTGTTCCTGACCTTTCTACGGAAAATATCGTTTCTCGTTGA